TCTTTGATTAGGCGCTCGGCCAAATGTGAGCCTATGAAGCCAGCCACGCCCGTTACAACCGCTCTCATCCTCTATTCTCTCCTTATTCCACCGTAACCGATTTGGCAAGGCCCCGAGGATTGTCAGGGTCCCGCTTGAGCAGAACTGCTATGAAATAAGCAAGCAGCTGACCCGCCACCAGCTGGGGGATCGGCGCCAAAGCCTTGTGCACCTTCGGCAGGATAACCTGCTCGTCGAACGAAGCTTGTTTGGGCTCGAAGTGGAAAGCGATGATTCTCCCACCCCTGGACTTCATCTCTGAGACGCTGTTGAAAGTGGATTTGTAGAGCTCAACGTTGTCAGGAGTGGGCATCAAGACCACTACGGCCATCTCCTCATCAACCAGCGAGATCGGCCCGTGCTTCATGAAGCCGCCCGACATGCCCTCCGCCGGAATATACGTTACCTCCTTCAGCTTCAGCGCGGCCTCAAGCGCGGCCGGCAGATGATAGCCCCTACCAATGAACAGCCATTTCTTATACATGCCAACTCGGTTGGCGATTTTTCTTATGAAGCCCGGTTTCTCGTCTAAAACGGTCCGCACCGCGCCAACAACCTCGTCCAATCCCGCTCTTATCTCGTCAATCTCGCCGGTCGGAAGCGAGTTTCGCATCCTGGCGAGCGAAAGCACGATCCTTGTGAGGATGACGATCTGGGAGGTCATGGCCTTGGTGGACAGGACGCTCTTCTCCGGCCCCGCGCCCTGCATGATGACGAAATCCACCTCTCTGGTCATGCTCGAGCCGAGGGCGTTGACGATCGCCGCCGTCCTCGCACCTTTTGCCCGTGCGTATCTAAGAGCCTCGAGCGTGTCAAAGGTCTCGCCCGACTGCGAGACCGCGATGACCAAAGCCCCCTCATCTACATCGCACAGGTTCTTAAACTCGTCAGAATTGACAGCTGGGGCGAAAACGCCGGCGAACTCCTTGAAGTAATACTGGGCAAGCAAGGCCGCGTAGAACGTCGTGCCGCAGCCTATGAGATAGGTTCGGCTGGCCTCGTTCATCATCTTGGCTACCGTTTCTATACTCTTCTCGTCTGTTGCGAGCGCCTCCTTGAGTGCAACGGGCTGTTCGTATATCTCCTTCAGCAGGAAGTGAGGATAGCCGCCCTTTCTGGCCTGCTCGGCGTCCCAGGCGACCGTGTTGATCTTCTTGTGCACGAACTCGCCGGTCGAGGCGTTTCTCACCTCGAACCTGTCCTTCGAGATGATGGCGTACTCGTTGTCATTCAAATAGACAACGTTCTTCGTGTATTCAATGAACGCCACAATGTCCGAAGCAACATAATTGGCGTCCCTGCCGGTCCCAATGATCAACGGGTTCCTGTTCCGGCCGCAGAACAGCAGGCCCGGATGCCCGGCCTCGATCGCCACAAACGCGAACGTCCCCTCCAATCGGTCCATTGTAGCACTCACGGCGCGCTCGAAGTTGCCCTGTTCCTCGTAGTAGA
The genomic region above belongs to bacterium and contains:
- the glmS gene encoding glutamine--fructose-6-phosphate transaminase (isomerizing) — protein: MCGISGIVGSSDITKRLYNCMLNLEYRGYDSCGMAVLSDGKIDVRKNTGRVAEVFEKERFQEVRGATGIAHSRWATHGKPNKVNSHPHISPNGRIAVVHNGIVGNYLQLKEELISKGHVFQSDTDSEVIPQLLQFYYEEQGNFERAVSATMDRLEGTFAFVAIEAGHPGLLFCGRNRNPLIIGTGRDANYVASDIVAFIEYTKNVVYLNDNEYAIISKDRFEVRNASTGEFVHKKINTVAWDAEQARKGGYPHFLLKEIYEQPVALKEALATDEKSIETVAKMMNEASRTYLIGCGTTFYAALLAQYYFKEFAGVFAPAVNSDEFKNLCDVDEGALVIAVSQSGETFDTLEALRYARAKGARTAAIVNALGSSMTREVDFVIMQGAGPEKSVLSTKAMTSQIVILTRIVLSLARMRNSLPTGEIDEIRAGLDEVVGAVRTVLDEKPGFIRKIANRVGMYKKWLFIGRGYHLPAALEAALKLKEVTYIPAEGMSGGFMKHGPISLVDEEMAVVVLMPTPDNVELYKSTFNSVSEMKSRGGRIIAFHFEPKQASFDEQVILPKVHKALAPIPQLVAGQLLAYFIAVLLKRDPDNPRGLAKSVTVE